Proteins encoded by one window of Lathyrus oleraceus cultivar Zhongwan6 chromosome 1, CAAS_Psat_ZW6_1.0, whole genome shotgun sequence:
- the LOC127103990 gene encoding uncharacterized protein LOC127103990, whose amino-acid sequence MGQFIEILQVIKAKLETQTTIVLEVTGPTVEPQPARTMPTTWLIFGLPPSFTPLVEGSPSIVQSTQQTVPLPTTNEAHPVVHTFAPPYVHARVQPYFEDQQHAPDFSDEDDEMHEDIRGMKENFQILEKRLRAMKGDQVFGVAAKEMCLVFGLVILVKFKTLGFDKYEGHSCPKSHLIMYYRKMAAHVEDDKLMIYLFQDSLKGAPSRWYLSLDQSRICCFQDLSDAFIQYYKYNMDMAPNRRQLLSIS is encoded by the coding sequence ATGGGTCAATTCATAGAGATACTACAAGTCATTAAGGCCAAGTTGGAAACTCAAACAACAATCGTTTTAGAAGTCACTGGTCCTACGGttgaaccccaacctgcaagAACAATGCCTACTACTTGGCTAATATTTGGTTTACCTCCCAGCTTTACACCTCTAGTTGAAGGATCCCCTAGCATAGTACAATCTACTCAGCAGACAGTTCCTCTACCAACTACCAATGAAGCTCATCCCGTGGTTCACACATTTGCACCACCTTATGTCCATGCACGTGTGCAACCTTATTTCGAAGATCAACAACATGCTCCTGATTTTtctgatgaagatgatgaaatgCATGAAGACATAAGAGGAATGAAAGAGAATTTCCAGATTCTTGAGAAAAGGTTAAGGGCTATGAAAGGTGATCAAGTGTTTGGTGTTGCTGCTAAGGAGATGTGCTTAGTGTTTGGCCTTGTGATTCTCGTGAAATTCAAGACCCTTGGTTTTGATAAGTATGAAGGCCACTCATGCCCCAAAAGTCACCTCATCATGTACTATCGGAAAATGGCTGCGCACGTCGAGGACGATAAACTTATGATATATTTATTCCAAGATAGCTTGAAGGGTGCTCCCTCTAGGTGGTATttaagccttgatcaaagtaGAATTTGTTGTTTCCAAGACCTATCTGATGCTTTCATCCAATATTATaaatataacatggatatggccccgAATAGGAGGCAATTGCTCAGCATATCCTag